The following proteins are co-located in the Anoplopoma fimbria isolate UVic2021 breed Golden Eagle Sablefish chromosome 18, Afim_UVic_2022, whole genome shotgun sequence genome:
- the chgb gene encoding secretogranin-1 yields MRLVFVVVAVASLLTENLALPVGHERQREDVVTRCLVEVLSKALSKPGSQLDQECKGLLLPAGVKHVTLDKKSVEGVATQGEVAKGQPEVPEATGADVKDIEALLKSIEEKREIPEDERSQESWSLGDEKEKRHENEDEEEREKRSGWRPGRHHQKKHKRGDEEEDFDRSQESWGVEEKRSEDEGGDEREKRTWRPGRYHQRKHKRDEETLGEEREEPEEERSQEYWDVGKRQGDEEEDEEERHKRIWKPTHRYHHKKTLHKRSDEPSEDEEDGERSQESWGLDKRDWKAGRFHQRRHKRDEELSEEAREEPDEERSQESWGLDKRDWKAGRFHQRRHKRDEELSEEAREEPDEERSQESWGLDKRDWKAGRFHQRRHKRDEELSEEAREEPDEERSQESWGLDKRDWKAGRFHQRRHKRDEELSEEAREEPDEERSQESWGLDKRDWKAGRFHQRRHKRDEELSEEAREEPDEERSQESWGLDKRAWKAGRFHQRRHKRDEELSEEEREEPEGERSQEDWGLDKRHGKEEAGIEKRIWKPTHRYHHKKKLHKRGGGSSEDDEEQKDDSEESEDKDEAMRSLAEKRNPWIYRGFYHPAWYKRDSDEHSATSNKMDELAKLLSYKINQLANHSTQEEPKRSMHQRALTQQEEKELENLAAMDTELQKIAAKLHDNSA; encoded by the exons ATGAGACTTGTATTCGTTGTTGTTGCGGTGGCGTCTTTGTTGACAG AAAATCTAGCGCTTCCTGTAGGACACGAAAGGCAGAGAGAAGATGtg GTAACACGCTGTCTGGTTGAAGTCCTGTCCAAAGCTCTCTCCAAACCGGGCTCCCAGCTGGACCAGGAATGCAAAGGCCTGCTACTCCCAGCAG GGGTTAAACATGTAACGCTGGACAAGAAGAGCGTGGAGGGGGTCGCAACTCAGGGAGAGGTGGCCAAAGGTCAACCTGAGGTGCCCGAGGCAACAGGAGCAGATGTGAAAGACATCGAGGCTCTCCTGAAATCCattgaggaaaaaagagaaatcccAGAAGACGAGCGTAGCCAAGAATCCTGGAGCCTGGGTGACgagaaggagaagagacacGAGAACGAGGATGAAGAGGAACGGGAGAAGAGGAGCGGCTGGAGGCCCGGAAGACACCaccaaaagaaacacaaacggggagatgaagaggaagactTCGACCGCAGTCAGGAGAGCTGGGGGGTCGAGGAAAAGAGATCGGAAGACGAAGGAGGCGacgagagagagaagaggaccTGGAGGCCCGGGAGATACCaccagagaaaacacaaacgAGATGAGGAAACTTtaggggaagagagggaggagccAGAGGAAGAGCGTAGCCAAGAGTATTGGGATGTGGGCAAAAGGCAAggggacgaggaggaggacgaggaggagagacaCAAGCGCATATGGAAGCCCACACATCGCTACCACCACAAGAAAACGCTCCACAAGCGTAGCGATGAACCATCagaagatgaggaagatggAGAACGCAGTCAGGAATCTTGGGGTCTCGACAAGAGAGACTGGAAAGCCGGGAGATTCCACCAGAGGAGACACAAACGTGATGAAGAACTCTCAGAAGAAGCCAGAGAAGAGCCTGATGAAGAACGCAGCCAGGAATCTTGGGGCCTTGACAAAAGGGACTGGAAGGCCGGGAGATTCCACCAGAGGAGACACAAACGTGATGAAGAACTCTCAGAAGAAGCCAGAGAAGAGCCTGATGAAGAACGCAGCCAGGAATCTTGGGGCCTTGATAAAAGAGACTGGAAGGCCGGGAGATTCCACCAGAGGAGACACAAACGTGATGAAGAACTCTCAGAAGAAGCACGAGAAGAGCCCGATGAAGAACGCAGCCAGGAATCTTGGGGTCTTGACAAGAGAGACTGGAAGGCCGGGAGATTCCACCAGAGGAGACACAAACGTGATGAAGAACTCTCAGAAGAAGCACGAGAAGAGCCCGATGAAGAACGCAGCCAGGAATCTTGGGGCCTCGACAAAAGAGACTGGAAGGCCGGGAGATTCCACCAGAGGAGACACAAACGTGATGAAGAGCTCTCAGAAGAAGCCAGAGAAGAGCCCGATGAAGAACGCAGCCAGGAATCTTGGGGTCTCGATAAGAGAGCCTGGAAGGCCGGGAGATTCCACCAGAGGAGACACAAACGTGATGAAGAGCTCtcggaggaggagagagaagagccTGAAGGGGAACGCAGCCAGGAGGACTGGGGCTTGGACAAACGACATGGAAAAGAAGAGGCGGGAATAGAAAAGCGCATATGGAAACCAACGCATCGGTACCACCATAAAAAGAAACTTCACAAGCGTGGCGGAGGCTCATCAGAAGATGACGAAGAACAGAAGGATGATTCAGAGGAAAGTGAGGACAAGGACGAAGCAATGAG GTCTCTTGCCGAGAAGCGTAATCCCTGGATTTATAGAGGTTTCTACCATCCTGCCTGGTACAAAAGGGATTCAGATGAGCACTCTGCAACCTCAAACAAG ATGGATGAACTGGCCAAGTTGCTGAGCTATAAGATAAACCAGCTGGCCAACCACTCGACTCAAGAGGAGCCAAAGAGGAGCATGCACCAGAGAGCACTAACCCAGCAggag gAGAAAGAGCTGGAAAACCTGGCAGCGATGGACACGGAGCTGCAGAAAATCGCTGCCAAGTTGCATGACAACAGTGCATAA
- the trmt6 gene encoding tRNA (adenine(58)-N(1))-methyltransferase non-catalytic subunit TRM6 translates to MADNVDEDSLCRIKEGDYIVMKRGDIFKAVQILPRKKVIFEKQWFFLDNAVGQLYGCTFDIVSGGILQPRKPKDTESNTDAKEAGTDNRSIVDDGKSQKLTRDDIETLKEQGLNDQEIIQELIKNSSTFSAKTKYAQDKYIKKKKKKYENTVTILKPSCRILALMYHGREPGKICHLRYDILAQMLTLANIHAGSKVLVFETCAGLVLGSVMERMGGYGSVIQMFPGGGPVRAGVESFGFPAHFHDTLHEFPICHVNALLAGTLDTASKDPSADNTQSDMAVKEEPNQIKTEQTDSPDELKMETNSGADESHDPEKAEREKRIEAKAQERKVKQEEKRKKLASAAALLEGRNADGLVIASRFHPCPVLMGLLKFLSPSRPFVVYSQYKEPLIECYTKLKDHGGTVNLRLTDTWLRHYQVLPNRTHPVLLMSGGGGFLLSGTTVAMNPPKPAVSQRTEEPAPKRQKVTEG, encoded by the exons ATGGCGGACAACGTGGATGAGGATTCTCTGTGCAGAATTAAAGAGGGGGACTACATTGTGATGAAACGCGGAGATATCTTCAAAGCTGTGCAAATCCTACCGAGGAA GAAGGTGATCTTTGAGAAGCAGTGGTTCTTCCTGGATAATGCTGTGGGCCAGTTGTACGGCTGCACCTTTGACATTGTGTCTGGAGGGATCCTGCAGCCAAGGAAGCccaaagacacagagagcaaCACCG ATGCGAAGGAGGCAGGCACAGACAACAGAAGCATTGTGGACGATGGGAAATCACAGAAGCTGACCAGGGATGACATAGAGACGCTCAAAGAGCAAGGTCTGAACGACCAG GAAATCATCCAGGAGCTGATAAAGAACAGCTCCACATTCAGTGCTAAGACTAAATACGCCCAGGACAAGTAcatcaagaagaaaaagaagaa GTATGAAAACACCGTGACGATTCTAAAACCGTCCTGTCGCATCCTGGCTCTGATGTACCACGGCCGGGAACCGGGGAAGATCTG CCACCTGCGGTATGATATACTTGCCCAGATGTTGACTCTGGCAAACATCCACGCAGGCAGTAAAGTTCTGGTGTTCGAGACCTGCGCTGGCCTCGTGCTGGGATCCGTCATGGAAAGAATGGGGG GCTATGGCTCAGTGATCCAAATGTTCCCAGGAGGTGGGCCAGTGCGGGCGGGTGTGGAGAGCTTTGGCTTCCCTGCACATTTTCACGATACGCTGCATGAGTTTCCCATCTGCCATGTCAATGCTCTGCTGGCAGGCACTCTGGACACCGCTTCCAAAGACCCTAGTGCTG ATAATACGCAGTCCGACATGGCTGTAAAGGAGGAGCCAAACCAGATTAAGACAGAACAGACGGACAGTCCGGATGAACTGAAAATGGAGACAAACAGTGGTGCTGATGAAAGCCACGACCCggagaaagcagagagggagaaacgcATAGAAGCCAAA gctcAGGAAAGAAAGgtgaagcaggaggagaagcGGAAGAAGCTGGCATCTGCTGCTGCCCTGCTGGAAGGCAGGAATGCGGACGG GTTGGTTATAGCCAGCAGGTTTCACCCGTGTCCCGTCCTCATGGGCCTGCTCAAGttcctctccccctccaggCCTTTTGTAGTCTACTCCCAGTACAAAGAG CCTCTGATCGAGTGCTACACAAAGCTCAAGGACCACGGCGGTACGGTCAACCTCAGACTCACAGACACCTGGCTCAGACATTACCAG GTGTTGCCTAACAGGACGCATCCCGTGCTGCTGATGAGCGGTGGCGGAGGCTTCCTCCTCTCAGGGACGACGGTTGCCATGAACCCCCCCAAACCCGCGGTCTCCCAGCGAACTGAGGAGCCGGCgccaaagagacagaaagtgacTGAGGGATAA